One region of Sylvia atricapilla isolate bSylAtr1 chromosome Z, bSylAtr1.pri, whole genome shotgun sequence genomic DNA includes:
- the FAM199X gene encoding protein FAM199X — MTEEPYEKFLAPEEPCPLLSHQHPPRGGSLSLSEEGCLDVSDFGCQLSSCHRTDPLHRFHSNRWNLTSCGTSVASSECSEELFSSVSVGDQDDCYSLLDDQEFTSFDLFPEGSVCSDVSSSISTYWDWSDSEFEWQLPGSDITSGSDVLSDVIPSIPSSPCLLPKKKNKHRNLDELPWSAMTNDEQVEYIEYLSRKVSTEMGLREQLDIIKIIDPTAQISPTDSEFIIELNCLTDEKLKQVRNYIKEHGPRQRSAREGWKRSSYSCASTSGVSGASASSSSASMVSSASSSGSSVTNSTSNSSANMSRAHSDSNLSTSAAERIRDSKKRSKQRKLQQKAIRKRQLKEQRQARKERLSGLFLNEEVLSLKVTEEDHEGDVDVLM, encoded by the exons atGACTGAGGAGCCGTACGAGAAGTTCCTGGCCCCCGAGGAACCGTGCCCGCTGCTCTCGCACCAGCACCCGCCGCGAGGCGGCAGCTTAAGCCTGAGCGAGGAGGGCTGTCTGGACGTCAGCGATTTCGGCTGCCAGCTCTCCTCCTGCCACCGCACCGACCCTCTGCACCGCTTCCACTCCAACAG GTGGAACTTGACATCTTGTGGGACGAGTGTGGCCAGCTCGGAGTGCAGCGAGGAGCTATTCTCATCGGTGTCAGTGGGGGATCAGGATGATTGTTACTCTCTGCTGGATGACCAGGAGTTCACCTCTTTTGATCTGTTCCCTGAGGGCAGTGTCTGCAGTGATGTCTCCTCTTCTATCAGCACATATTGGGATTGGTCAGATAGTGAGTTTGAGTGGCAG TTGCCTGGCAGCGACATTACAAGTGGGAGTGATGTGCTTTCTGATGTTATACCGAGTATTCCAAGCTCTCCCTGTCTGCTTCCCAAAAAGAAGAACAAGCATAGGAATCTTGATGAACTTCCATGGAGTGCAATGACAAATGATGAACAG GTTGAATATATTGAATATCTGAGTCGCAAAGTCAGTACAGAGATGGGCCTTCGAGAGCAACttgatattattaaaattattgatCCTACTGCTCAGATCTCACCTACAGATAGTGAATTCATTATTGAATTGAACTGTCTCACagatgaaaaactgaaacag GTGAGAAACTATATCAAGGAACACGGACCTCGCCAGCGGTCTGCAAGGGAGggctggaagaggagcagctACAGCTGTGCCAGTACTAGTGGTGTGAGtggtgccagtgccagcagcagtaGTGCCAGCATGGTCAGCTCAGCAAGCAGCAGTGGCTCCAGCGTTACCAACTCCACTTCAAACTCCAGTGCCAACATGAGTCGAGCGCACAGCGACAGCAATTTGTCCACAAGTGCTGCAGAAAGAATCCGGGATTCAAAA AAACGTTCCAAGCAACGGAAACTCCAGCAAAAGGCCATACGGAAGAGACAGCTGAAAGAACAAAGACAAGCTCGTAAGGAAAGACTGAGTGGATTATTTCTTAATGAAGAAGTGCTGTCTTTAAAAGTGACTGAGGAGGACCATGAAGGAGATGTGGATGTTTTAATGTGA